From the Natronoarchaeum philippinense genome, the window GAGAGGTTGAACTCGTCGTCGTCGTCGTGGAAGGCGTTCTCGCCGTCGGTCGTGAACAGCGAGAGGTGGGTGTGCATCCCCGAGCCGTTGATGTGAGCGATCGGCTTGGGCATGAACGTCGCGTGGACGTCGTTTTTCTCCGCGGTCGCGCGGACGACCGAGCGGAACGTGGCGATGTTGTCGGCCGTCGAGAGCCCGTCGTCGTACTTGAACGAGATCTCGTGCTGTCCCTCGGCGACCTCGTGGTGGCTGGACTCGACCTCGAAGTCCATGGATTCGAGGTTGTAGATGATCTCGCGTCGCAGATCCGATGCGAGGTCCTTGGGCGCGAGGTCGAAGTAGCCGCCGGCGTCGTGCGTTTCGGTCGTCGCGCGGCCGTTCTCGTCCTTGTCGAAGACGAAGAACTCGGGCTCGGGGCCGGCGTTGACCGTATAGCCCATCTCCTTGGCCTCTTCGAGGACGCTCTGGAGCACCGAGCGCGGGTCGCCGCTGAACGGCTCGCCCGTCTTGGTGTCGACGACGTCACAGATCAGGCGTGCTGCCTTGCCCGAGTCAGTGTCGCGCCACGGCAGGACGGCAAAGGTCGAGGG encodes:
- a CDS encoding glutamine synthetase family protein, whose amino-acid sequence is MASENLTSDERDVLARIEEEDVDFLRLQFTDILGTVKNVSVPARQAEKAFTEGIYFDGSSIEGFVRIQESDMRLQPDPSTFAVLPWRDTDSGKAARLICDVVDTKTGEPFSGDPRSVLQSVLEEAKEMGYTVNAGPEPEFFVFDKDENGRATTETHDAGGYFDLAPKDLASDLRREIIYNLESMDFEVESSHHEVAEGQHEISFKYDDGLSTADNIATFRSVVRATAEKNDVHATFMPKPIAHINGSGMHTHLSLFTTDGENAFHDDDDEFNLS